From Pectinophora gossypiella chromosome 16, ilPecGoss1.1, whole genome shotgun sequence, one genomic window encodes:
- the LOC126373750 gene encoding transmembrane inner ear expressed protein isoform X5, translating to MDFIMDVTKDSEEPEWLEKNVVGDLRLWQIMFLCLAGVTSLIVMVCCCFRFRIPRTKQQIEADYQRRKITSKFRQQLETIQDSKMDAMSLKDALELLHEKKKDMEGNNQQGSQHSSIMSPQQSSLDASFQPEGGQKPEPQVSGLNFVKFATKVANLSKLGAPKSPTSPTPSDNKMNF from the exons ATGGATTTTATAATGGATGTCACAAAAGACTCCGAAGAACCGGAATGGCTAGAAAAGAATGTTGTTGGCGATCTAAGATTGTGGCAGATAATGTTCCTTTGTTTGGCTGGTGTGACATCACTAA TTGTAATGGTATGCTGCTGCTTCCGATTCCGGATCCCGCGCACGAAACAGCAGATAGAAGCGGACTACCAGCGGAGGAAGATCACTTCCAAGTTTCGGCAGCAGCTCGAGACCATACAGGACTCCAAGATGGACGCCATGTCACTGAAAGATG CCTTGGAACTTCTGCACGAGAAGAAGAAAGACATGGAGGGAAATAACCAGCAAGGATCGCAGCATAGCTCCATCATGTCGCCGCAGCAAA GTTCCCTTGACGCATCGTTTCAGCCGGAGGGAGGTCAGAAGCCAGAGCCTCAAGTTTCGGGGCTTAATTTTGTTAAGTTCGCAACTAAAGTGGCCAATCTGTCCAAACTGGGCGCGCCTAAATCACCTACGTCGCCGACACCGTCAGATAATAAGatgaatttttaa
- the LOC126373750 gene encoding uncharacterized protein LOC126373750 isoform X2 yields the protein MDFIMDVTKDSEEPEWLEKNVVGDLRLWQIMFLCLAGVTSLIVMVCCCFRFRIPRTKQQIEADYQRRKITSKFRQQLETIQDSKMDAMSLKDVIDKIRDCIHVFCLALSYYCTCITCRIILPRKPWNFCTRRRKTWREITSKDRSIAPSCRRSKVPLTHRFSRREVRSQSLKFRGLILLSSQLKWPICPNWARLNHLRRRHRQIIR from the exons ATGGATTTTATAATGGATGTCACAAAAGACTCCGAAGAACCGGAATGGCTAGAAAAGAATGTTGTTGGCGATCTAAGATTGTGGCAGATAATGTTCCTTTGTTTGGCTGGTGTGACATCACTAA TTGTAATGGTATGCTGCTGCTTCCGATTCCGGATCCCGCGCACGAAACAGCAGATAGAAGCGGACTACCAGCGGAGGAAGATCACTTCCAAGTTTCGGCAGCAGCTCGAGACCATACAGGACTCCAAGATGGACGCCATGTCACTGAAAGATG TAATAGATAAGATACGAGATTGTATTCACGTATTTTGTCTCGCATTATCTTACTACTGTACCTGCATTACCTGTCGCATTATTCTTCCACGCAAGCCTTGGAACTTCTGCACGAGAAGAAGAAAGACATGGAGGGAAATAACCAGCAAGGATCGCAGCATAGCTCCATCATGTCGCCGCAGCAAA GTTCCCTTGACGCATCGTTTCAGCCGGAGGGAGGTCAGAAGCCAGAGCCTCAAGTTTCGGGGCTTAATTTTGTTAAGTTCGCAACTAAAGTGGCCAATCTGTCCAAACTGGGCGCGCCTAAATCACCTACGTCGCCGACACCGTCAGATAATAAGatga
- the LOC126373750 gene encoding uncharacterized protein LOC126373750 isoform X4 has translation MDFIMDVTKDSEEPEWLEKNVVGDLRLWQIMFLCLAGVTSLIVMVCCCFRFRIPRTKQQIEADYQRRKITSKFRQQLETIQDSKMDAMSLKDGDFTLESNPLELLHEKKKDMEGNNQQGSQHSSIMSPQQSSLDASFQPEGGQKPEPQVSGLNFVKFATKVANLSKLGAPKSPTSPTPSDNKMNF, from the exons ATGGATTTTATAATGGATGTCACAAAAGACTCCGAAGAACCGGAATGGCTAGAAAAGAATGTTGTTGGCGATCTAAGATTGTGGCAGATAATGTTCCTTTGTTTGGCTGGTGTGACATCACTAA TTGTAATGGTATGCTGCTGCTTCCGATTCCGGATCCCGCGCACGAAACAGCAGATAGAAGCGGACTACCAGCGGAGGAAGATCACTTCCAAGTTTCGGCAGCAGCTCGAGACCATACAGGACTCCAAGATGGACGCCATGTCACTGAAAGATGGTGACTTCACTCTTGAATCTAATC CCTTGGAACTTCTGCACGAGAAGAAGAAAGACATGGAGGGAAATAACCAGCAAGGATCGCAGCATAGCTCCATCATGTCGCCGCAGCAAA GTTCCCTTGACGCATCGTTTCAGCCGGAGGGAGGTCAGAAGCCAGAGCCTCAAGTTTCGGGGCTTAATTTTGTTAAGTTCGCAACTAAAGTGGCCAATCTGTCCAAACTGGGCGCGCCTAAATCACCTACGTCGCCGACACCGTCAGATAATAAGatgaatttttaa
- the LOC126373750 gene encoding uncharacterized protein LOC126373750 isoform X1: MDFIMDVTKDSEEPEWLEKNVVGDLRLWQIMFLCLAGVTSLIVMVCCCFRFRIPRTKQQIEADYQRRKITSKFRQQLETIQDSKMDAMSLKDGDFTLESNLIDKIRDCIHVFCLALSYYCTCITCRIILPRKPWNFCTRRRKTWREITSKDRSIAPSCRRSKVPLTHRFSRREVRSQSLKFRGLILLSSQLKWPICPNWARLNHLRRRHRQIIR; encoded by the exons ATGGATTTTATAATGGATGTCACAAAAGACTCCGAAGAACCGGAATGGCTAGAAAAGAATGTTGTTGGCGATCTAAGATTGTGGCAGATAATGTTCCTTTGTTTGGCTGGTGTGACATCACTAA TTGTAATGGTATGCTGCTGCTTCCGATTCCGGATCCCGCGCACGAAACAGCAGATAGAAGCGGACTACCAGCGGAGGAAGATCACTTCCAAGTTTCGGCAGCAGCTCGAGACCATACAGGACTCCAAGATGGACGCCATGTCACTGAAAGATGGTGACTTCACTCTTGAATCTAATC TAATAGATAAGATACGAGATTGTATTCACGTATTTTGTCTCGCATTATCTTACTACTGTACCTGCATTACCTGTCGCATTATTCTTCCACGCAAGCCTTGGAACTTCTGCACGAGAAGAAGAAAGACATGGAGGGAAATAACCAGCAAGGATCGCAGCATAGCTCCATCATGTCGCCGCAGCAAA GTTCCCTTGACGCATCGTTTCAGCCGGAGGGAGGTCAGAAGCCAGAGCCTCAAGTTTCGGGGCTTAATTTTGTTAAGTTCGCAACTAAAGTGGCCAATCTGTCCAAACTGGGCGCGCCTAAATCACCTACGTCGCCGACACCGTCAGATAATAAGatga
- the LOC126373750 gene encoding uncharacterized protein LOC126373750 isoform X3 translates to MERLSCKLDTSLAHFICLLNCLRTVVMVCCCFRFRIPRTKQQIEADYQRRKITSKFRQQLETIQDSKMDAMSLKDGDFTLESNLIDKIRDCIHVFCLALSYYCTCITCRIILPRKPWNFCTRRRKTWREITSKDRSIAPSCRRSKVPLTHRFSRREVRSQSLKFRGLILLSSQLKWPICPNWARLNHLRRRHRQIIR, encoded by the exons atggaAAGGCTGAGTTGTAAACTTGACACCTCGTTGGCACATTTTATCTGTTTACTTAATTGTTTGCGAACGG TTGTAATGGTATGCTGCTGCTTCCGATTCCGGATCCCGCGCACGAAACAGCAGATAGAAGCGGACTACCAGCGGAGGAAGATCACTTCCAAGTTTCGGCAGCAGCTCGAGACCATACAGGACTCCAAGATGGACGCCATGTCACTGAAAGATGGTGACTTCACTCTTGAATCTAATC TAATAGATAAGATACGAGATTGTATTCACGTATTTTGTCTCGCATTATCTTACTACTGTACCTGCATTACCTGTCGCATTATTCTTCCACGCAAGCCTTGGAACTTCTGCACGAGAAGAAGAAAGACATGGAGGGAAATAACCAGCAAGGATCGCAGCATAGCTCCATCATGTCGCCGCAGCAAA GTTCCCTTGACGCATCGTTTCAGCCGGAGGGAGGTCAGAAGCCAGAGCCTCAAGTTTCGGGGCTTAATTTTGTTAAGTTCGCAACTAAAGTGGCCAATCTGTCCAAACTGGGCGCGCCTAAATCACCTACGTCGCCGACACCGTCAGATAATAAGatga
- the LOC126373750 gene encoding uncharacterized protein LOC126373750 isoform X6 encodes MVCCCFRFRIPRTKQQIEADYQRRKITSKFRQQLETIQDSKMDAMSLKDGDFTLESNLIDKIRDCIHVFCLALSYYCTCITCRIILPRKPWNFCTRRRKTWREITSKDRSIAPSCRRSKVPLTHRFSRREVRSQSLKFRGLILLSSQLKWPICPNWARLNHLRRRHRQIIR; translated from the exons ATGGTATGCTGCTGCTTCCGATTCCGGATCCCGCGCACGAAACAGCAGATAGAAGCGGACTACCAGCGGAGGAAGATCACTTCCAAGTTTCGGCAGCAGCTCGAGACCATACAGGACTCCAAGATGGACGCCATGTCACTGAAAGATGGTGACTTCACTCTTGAATCTAATC TAATAGATAAGATACGAGATTGTATTCACGTATTTTGTCTCGCATTATCTTACTACTGTACCTGCATTACCTGTCGCATTATTCTTCCACGCAAGCCTTGGAACTTCTGCACGAGAAGAAGAAAGACATGGAGGGAAATAACCAGCAAGGATCGCAGCATAGCTCCATCATGTCGCCGCAGCAAA GTTCCCTTGACGCATCGTTTCAGCCGGAGGGAGGTCAGAAGCCAGAGCCTCAAGTTTCGGGGCTTAATTTTGTTAAGTTCGCAACTAAAGTGGCCAATCTGTCCAAACTGGGCGCGCCTAAATCACCTACGTCGCCGACACCGTCAGATAATAAGatga
- the LOC126373749 gene encoding probable actin-related protein 2/3 complex subunit 2, with product MILLEINNRIIEETLTVKYKNALARLKPESIDVTVADFDGVLFHISNINGDKTKVRVSISLKFYKQLEEHGADELLKRVYGPLLIEPESGYNVSVLLDVDPENIPGDWEETVKKVGLLKRNCFASVFERYFRLQEDGDVAQKRAVINYRQDETLYVEAQEDRVTVVFSTVFRHEDDMVIGKVFMQELKEGRRASHTAPQVLFSHREPPLELMDTDAKVGENISYVTFVLFPRHTCAAARDNTIDLLHMFRDYLHYHIKCSKVYVHSRMRAKAGDLLKVLNRARPQNTGRPVERKTITGRTFVRRD from the exons ATGATCTTACTCGAGATCAATAATAGAATTATAGAAGAAACACTaacagtaaaatataaaaatgcacTGGCACG CTTAAAGCCTGAATCCATAGATGTCACAGTTGCAGATTTTGAtggagtgctttttcatatatcCAATATCAATGGAGATAAAACCAAAGTTAGG gttAGTATATCACTCAAGTTTTACAAGCAGTTAGAAGAACATGGAGCTGATGAACTTCTCAAAAGAGTGTACGGACCATTGCTCATAGAACCAGAGTCTG GTTACAATGTGTCGGTGTTATTGGACGTTGACCCGGAGAACATCCCGGGCGACTGGGAGGAGACGGTGAAGAAGGTGGGGCTGCTGAAGCGGAACTGCTTCGCATCCGTGTTCGAACGTTACTTCCGGCTGCAGGAGGACGGCGACGTCGCACAGAAGCGCGCCGTCATCAACTACCGTCAGGACGAGACACT ATATGTGGAAGCGCAAGAAGACCGGGTGACTGTTGTGTTCTCCACCGTGTTCCGACACGAAGATGACATGGTCATCGGGAAAGTGTTCATGCAGGAACTTAAAGAGGGACGAAGAGCATCCCACACTGCACCTCAG GTTCTATTTTCGCATAGGGAACCGCCTTTAGAACTCATGGACACAGATGCGAAAGTAGGAGAAAATATCAGTTATGTTACATTTG TGTTGTTCCCGCGGCACACGTGCGCGGCGGCGCGCGACAATACGATCGACCTGCTGCACATGTTCCGCGACTACCTGCACTACCACATCAAGTGCTCCAAGGTGTACGTGCACTCGCGCATGCGCGCCAAGGCCGGCGACCTGCTCAAGGTGCTCAACCGCGCGCGCCCGCAGAACACGGGCAGGCCCGTGGAGCGCAAGACCATTAC tGGAAGAACATTTGTGAGGCGAGACTGA